Sequence from the Microbacterium sp. AZCO genome:
GGCGCTGTGAGGAGTGGCCACCGGAGTGCTCCGGTCCGTGTCTGCTGCGACATCTCTACCCTTTCGTGACGTCATTGTCGCCGGCGGGTGCCGGCTGGGGTTTGAACGTTTCAACCCAGCATCCCACCATTTGTCCGATTCCGACATTGGCGGTGGTTATATCGGACAATAGACCTGGTGATGAGCATCGACGACAGCGTCGACACCCGGCATCCCGCCCCGCAGGGCCACACGCGATCCCTCGTCGCCATCCGGAGAGGTTTACGTCCGGGTCATCTGGTCCTACGCTCGCATCAGCACCAGTGATCCCTCATTCTTGGGGCCAGGGGAATCCTACGATGCGTCCGCACTTGGGATGCGGGTGCTCACGCGCCTGCACTGGGTTGGAGGCGATCTCATGCGTCGCTCGTCGGTTCGTGTATCGGTCAGCTCGTCGCACGCAGGGCGGCGTCTTGTGCTCTTGGCGGTGTGGGCGATGATCGCGGCCCTTGCGCCCGCGATCGCGCCGCCCGCGACGGCTTCCGAGGCGGCGGGAGCGGGTGATGTGGCGACCACCGCGATGAGTGACACGTTCACGGTCGCCGCGTCCGACATCACCGGCGCAGGGTCCGCTTCCGGGCGCTCGAGCGGCGTATCCGCCGCCGTGACGGCCTCCGTGGTTCAGAACGGCGACTTCGAGTCCGGTGTCAGCCTCTGGACCGCCGCCGGAACCCCGCCCGGATCGGCCAGCACGACCCTCGTCCACGCCGGCACGGGGTCGGCGCTGCTGGGCAGCGTGTCCGGGGCGGAGCCCACCGGCGACGGGACGCTGAGCCAGCGCGTGGCCGTTCCGAGCGGCACCAGCACGCTGAGCTTCTGGTACTGGCCGGCCACGACCGACACGATCTGCGCGGGGTCGGCCTGCGTGTACGACTGGCAGGAAGCGCAGATTCGCAGCACGTCGGGCACGACGCTGGCGTCGGTCTTCAAGAGCGACAGCAATGCCCGAGCATGGACGTCCGTCACGTTCGACACCAGCGCGTACGCCGGTCAGACGGTCGTGCTCTGGTTCAACGTCCACCAGGACGGCGCGAAGCCGGCCGACGACACCTGGATGTATCTCGACGACGTCGTTCTCACGGGTTCGCAGCCGACCGCGCCCGCGGCGCCGACGGGCGTGAACGCCATCGCCGGCGATGGACGATCCACCGTCTCGTGGAGCGCGCCCGCGAACGGCGGCGACCCCATCACGAGCTACACGATCACGCCCTACATCGGCACGACTGCGCAGACGCCGACCACGATCACCGGCGCACCGCCGGCCACGACCGCGACAGTGACCGGCCTCACGAACGGCACGGGCTACACATTCACGGTGCGGGCGACGAACAGCATCGGCTCGAGCGCGGAGTCGGCGCGCTCGAACACGGTCGTCCCTGGGACAGCGCCACCGATCGCGTTCATCCAACAGGTCACCGCTCACGGTGTCGGCTCCACGCGATCGGTGATCCCCGCATCGGCGGTCACCGCCGGCGACCGGATGATCGTCGAGGTCGGCATCTGGGCCGCTTCCCACCCGACCATCAGCTCCGTCACCGACAGCGCCGGCAACACCTACACCAACGTCGCGCGCTTCACGGCATCGGACGGCACCGAGGAGACCGTCTGGACGGCACCCCTCACCGCCGGCGGAGGAACGAAACCCACGATCACCGCGACCGCGACCGCGAGCGGCGATGTCGGGATGGCCGCACTCGAGTACGCCGGCCTGTCGAACACCGCCGGCATCGGCGCCGTCGACGTTGCGAAGTCGGCCACCGGCACCACCTCCGGAGCGACCACGGTGTTCTCCGGGGCCACATCCGCCACCACCACCGCCGGACTGGCACTGGGCTTCTACGCCGACTCCGGGTTCGGCACGTCGCCCACTCCGGCCGGCGGCTTCACCAAGCGGGCATCGATCACCGGCGCATCCGACATGGACCTGCTGGTCGAGGATCAGACCATCGGCGCCGGAGCCACTCCGAGCGCGGGTGCGGCCACGGGTGCCAACACGGTCTGGCTCCTCTCCACGATCGTCTTCACCGCCGCCGCCGGCGGCACCACGCCGACAGCGCCGGGCGCTCCCACCGGAGTCACCGCCACAGCGGGCAACGGCCAGGCGACCGTTTCGTGGACGGCGCCGAACAGCGGCGGATCGCCCATCACGGGCTACATCGTGACCCCCTACGTCGGGACGATCGCCAAGCCCGCGACGACGGTGACGGGAACGCCGCCGGCGACGACGACGACCGTCACGGGTCTTGTGAACGGCACGGCCTACACCTTCACCGTCAGGGCGATCAACAGCGTCGGAACCGGCCCTGAATCGGCGCCCTCCGGCAGCGTGACGCCGACAACAGGCAGCGGCGGTCTGGGCCAGTGGGGGTCGCTGCAGACGTGGCCGCTCGTCGCGATCCACAACATCCAGCTGAACAACGGGAAGTACCTCCTCTTCGACGGGTGGCAGAATCCGACGCCGACGATGGTGTGGGATCCCGTTGCCAACACCTTCACCACGGTCAACGCGCCGGCGAGCATCTTCTGCGCCAGCAACACGCACATGGCGGACGGCCGCATCTTCGTCGCCGGAGGGCACGGCACCAGCGAGATCGGCATCACGACCACGTCGATCTTCGATCCGGCGACCGGCGGCTGGTCGAAGGTTGCGGACATGAACGCGCCGCGGTGGTACCCGTCCGTGCTGC
This genomic interval carries:
- a CDS encoding fibronectin type III domain-containing protein → MIAALAPAIAPPATASEAAGAGDVATTAMSDTFTVAASDITGAGSASGRSSGVSAAVTASVVQNGDFESGVSLWTAAGTPPGSASTTLVHAGTGSALLGSVSGAEPTGDGTLSQRVAVPSGTSTLSFWYWPATTDTICAGSACVYDWQEAQIRSTSGTTLASVFKSDSNARAWTSVTFDTSAYAGQTVVLWFNVHQDGAKPADDTWMYLDDVVLTGSQPTAPAAPTGVNAIAGDGRSTVSWSAPANGGDPITSYTITPYIGTTAQTPTTITGAPPATTATVTGLTNGTGYTFTVRATNSIGSSAESARSNTVVPGTAPPIAFIQQVTAHGVGSTRSVIPASAVTAGDRMIVEVGIWAASHPTISSVTDSAGNTYTNVARFTASDGTEETVWTAPLTAGGGTKPTITATATASGDVGMAALEYAGLSNTAGIGAVDVAKSATGTTSGATTVFSGATSATTTAGLALGFYADSGFGTSPTPAGGFTKRASITGASDMDLLVEDQTIGAGATPSAGAATGANTVWLLSTIVFTAAAGGTTPTAPGAPTGVTATAGNGQATVSWTAPNSGGSPITGYIVTPYVGTIAKPATTVTGTPPATTTTVTGLVNGTAYTFTVRAINSVGTGPESAPSGSVTPTTGSGGLGQWGSLQTWPLVAIHNIQLNNGKYLLFDGWQNPTPTMVWDPVANTFTTVNAPASIFCASNTHMADGRIFVAGGHGTSEIGITTTSIFDPATGGWSKVADMNAPRWYPSVLQLPDGRFLALSGNSTDESHWADTPEVYNPSTDSWTLLSGVSTSQIHEEEYPFADLMPNGKVFAIGPSEDVSYVLDVNARTWTPVGASGVVNGSSVMYRPGKVLYSGGAPSVISTTTAGAATSVIDLTAPSPAWRHTSPMKTARVYHTLTMLADGKVLAVGGEPTSDQTVVTSGVLSTEIWDPATETWTTGPSMSAARNYHSTAVLMPDGRVLVAGGGHENGLSDPGQYSAQIYSPAYLSNGPRPTISSATATASFGDTITVNTPDAAGITAVNLVSLGADTHQADMGQQFVPLSFTTGSSSLSVTAPSGAAIASPGDYMMFIVNSAGVPSVASMVHLAARATAPGAPTNVTAAGGTTQATVFWTAPADGGSPITSYTITPYIGGVAQTPTTITGNPPATTATITGLTNGTAYTFTVTAANAVGAGQPSAGSNVVTPGVATPLSVQSVTAHGAGTTTRAVTTANAITVGNRLIVEVGVWSSTSATISSVSDSAGNVYTELTHFTASDQTEQSVWSTPITAGGGSKPTITVTATRSADIGIAALEYTGLSTAAGTGAVLASKTATGTATSSTTVSSGATAAATANGLALGFYADSGFGVSPNPSSGFTARAKIANAGDMDLLVEDQPISLGATANAGATTSAGTIWLMSTLVFRGS